A DNA window from Corvus moneduloides isolate bCorMon1 chromosome 22, bCorMon1.pri, whole genome shotgun sequence contains the following coding sequences:
- the SLC2A1 gene encoding solute carrier family 2, facilitated glucose transporter member 1 isoform X2 — MDTGSKMTARLMLAVGGAVLGSLQFGYNTGVINAPQKVIEDFYNRTWLYRYQEPISPATLTTLWSLSVAIFSVGGMIGSFSVGLFVNRFGRRNSMLMSNILAFVSAVLMGFSKMAFSFEMLILGRFIIGLYSGLTTGFVPMYVGEVSPTALRGALGTFHQLGIVLGILIAQVFGLDLIMGNDSLWPLLLGFIFVPALLQCIILPFAPESPRFLLINRNEENKAKSVLKKLRGTTDVSSDLQEMKEESRQMMREKKVTIMELFRSPMYRQPILIAIVLQLSQQLSGINAVFYYSTSIFEKSGVEQPVYATIGSGVVNTAFTVVSLFVVERAGRRTLHLIGLAGMAGCAILMTIALTLLDQMPWMSYLSIVAIFGFVAFFEIGPGPIPWFIVAELFSQGPRPAAFAVAGLSNWTSNFIVGMGFQYIEQLCGSYVFIIFTVLLVLFFIFTYFKVPETKGRTFDEIASGFRQGGAGQSDKTPDEFHSLGADSQ, encoded by the exons ATGGACACCGGCAGCAAG ATGACAGCTCGCCTGATGCTGGCTGTGGGAGGAGCGGTGCTGGGCTCCCTCCAGTTTGGATACAACACCGGTGTCATCAACGCCCCGCAGAAG GTGATTGAGGATTTCTACAACCGCACGTGGCTGTACCGATACCAGGAGCCCATCAGCCCTGCCACCCTTACCACGCTCTGGTCCCTCTCTGTTGCCATCTTCTCTGTCGGGGGCATGATTGGCTCCTTCTCTGTGGGTCTCTTTGTCAATCGCTTTGGAAG ACGCAATTCCATGCTGATGTCCAACATTCTAGCCTTTGTGTCAGCTGTCCTCATGGGCTTCTCCAAGATGGCTTTTTCCTTTGAGATGCTCATCCTTGGCCGCTTCATCATCGGCCTCTACTCTGGCCTCACCACGGGTTTCGTGCCCATGTACGTGGGTGAGGTGTCCCCCACTGCCCTGCGGGGGGCCTTGGGGACCTTCCACCAGCTTGGCATTGTCCTGGGCATCCTCATTGCACAG GTGTTTGGTTTGGACTTGATCATGGGAAACGACTCTCTCTGGCCACTGCTGCTGGGCTTCATCTTCGTTCCTGCCCTGCTACAGTGCATCATCCTGCCCTTTGCCCCCGAGAGCCCCCGGTTCCTGCTCATCAACCGCAACGAGGAGAACAAAGCTAAGAGTG TCCTCAAGAAGCTGCGGGGCACAACGGACGTGAGCAGCGACCTGCAGGAGATGAAGGAGGAGAGCCGGCAGATGATGAGGGAGAAGAAGGTCACCATCATGGAGCTATTCCGCTCACCCATGTACCGCCAGCCCATCCTCATCGCCATtgtcctgcagctctcccagcagctttCAGGGATCAATGCG GTCTTCTACTACTCCACCAGCATCTTTGAGAAGTCGGGGGTGGAGCAGCCTGTCTACGCCACCATTGGCTCTGGTGTGGTGAATACAGCCTTCACCGTGGTCTCA CTGTTCGTGGTGGAGCGAGCCGGGCGCAGGACCCTGCACCTCATCGGGCTGGCAGGGATGGCTGGATGTGCCATTCTCATGACCATCGCCCTCACACTGCTG GACCAAATGCCCTGGATGTCCTACCTCAGCATTGTGGCCATCTTTGGGTTTGTGGCCTTCTTTGAGATCGGCCCAGGCCCCATCCCATGGTTCATCGTAGCAGAGCTGTTCAGCCAAGGCCCCCGTCCCGCTGCTTTCGCCGTGGCTGGGCTCTCCAACTGGACCTCCAACTTCATTGTGGGAATGGGCTTCCAGTACATTGAG CAACTCTGCGGCTCCTAcgtcttcatcatcttcacgGTGCTGCTCGTGCTCTTCTTCATCTTCACCTACTTCAAGGTGCCGGAGACCAAAGGCCGGACCTTCGACGAGATTGCCTCGGGCTTCCGGCAGGGCGGGGCTGGCCAGAGCGACAAGACCCCGGACGAGTTCCACAGCCTGGGCGCTGACTCGCAG TGA
- the SLC2A1 gene encoding solute carrier family 2, facilitated glucose transporter member 1 isoform X1, producing the protein MDTGSKMTARLMLAVGGAVLGSLQFGYNTGVINAPQKVIEDFYNRTWLYRYQEPISPATLTTLWSLSVAIFSVGGMIGSFSVGLFVNRFGRRNSMLMSNILAFVSAVLMGFSKMAFSFEMLILGRFIIGLYSGLTTGFVPMYVGEVSPTALRGALGTFHQLGIVLGILIAQVFGLDLIMGNDSLWPLLLGFIFVPALLQCIILPFAPESPRFLLINRNEENKAKSVLKKLRGTTDVSSDLQEMKEESRQMMREKKVTIMELFRSPMYRQPILIAIVLQLSQQLSGINAVFYYSTSIFEKSGVEQPVYATIGSGVVNTAFTVVSLFVVERAGRRTLHLIGLAGMAGCAILMTIALTLLDQMPWMSYLSIVAIFGFVAFFEIGPGPIPWFIVAELFSQGPRPAAFAVAGLSNWTSNFIVGMGFQYIEQLCGSYVFIIFTVLLVLFFIFTYFKVPETKGRTFDEIASGFRQGGAGQSDKTPDEFHSLGADSQV; encoded by the exons ATGGACACCGGCAGCAAG ATGACAGCTCGCCTGATGCTGGCTGTGGGAGGAGCGGTGCTGGGCTCCCTCCAGTTTGGATACAACACCGGTGTCATCAACGCCCCGCAGAAG GTGATTGAGGATTTCTACAACCGCACGTGGCTGTACCGATACCAGGAGCCCATCAGCCCTGCCACCCTTACCACGCTCTGGTCCCTCTCTGTTGCCATCTTCTCTGTCGGGGGCATGATTGGCTCCTTCTCTGTGGGTCTCTTTGTCAATCGCTTTGGAAG ACGCAATTCCATGCTGATGTCCAACATTCTAGCCTTTGTGTCAGCTGTCCTCATGGGCTTCTCCAAGATGGCTTTTTCCTTTGAGATGCTCATCCTTGGCCGCTTCATCATCGGCCTCTACTCTGGCCTCACCACGGGTTTCGTGCCCATGTACGTGGGTGAGGTGTCCCCCACTGCCCTGCGGGGGGCCTTGGGGACCTTCCACCAGCTTGGCATTGTCCTGGGCATCCTCATTGCACAG GTGTTTGGTTTGGACTTGATCATGGGAAACGACTCTCTCTGGCCACTGCTGCTGGGCTTCATCTTCGTTCCTGCCCTGCTACAGTGCATCATCCTGCCCTTTGCCCCCGAGAGCCCCCGGTTCCTGCTCATCAACCGCAACGAGGAGAACAAAGCTAAGAGTG TCCTCAAGAAGCTGCGGGGCACAACGGACGTGAGCAGCGACCTGCAGGAGATGAAGGAGGAGAGCCGGCAGATGATGAGGGAGAAGAAGGTCACCATCATGGAGCTATTCCGCTCACCCATGTACCGCCAGCCCATCCTCATCGCCATtgtcctgcagctctcccagcagctttCAGGGATCAATGCG GTCTTCTACTACTCCACCAGCATCTTTGAGAAGTCGGGGGTGGAGCAGCCTGTCTACGCCACCATTGGCTCTGGTGTGGTGAATACAGCCTTCACCGTGGTCTCA CTGTTCGTGGTGGAGCGAGCCGGGCGCAGGACCCTGCACCTCATCGGGCTGGCAGGGATGGCTGGATGTGCCATTCTCATGACCATCGCCCTCACACTGCTG GACCAAATGCCCTGGATGTCCTACCTCAGCATTGTGGCCATCTTTGGGTTTGTGGCCTTCTTTGAGATCGGCCCAGGCCCCATCCCATGGTTCATCGTAGCAGAGCTGTTCAGCCAAGGCCCCCGTCCCGCTGCTTTCGCCGTGGCTGGGCTCTCCAACTGGACCTCCAACTTCATTGTGGGAATGGGCTTCCAGTACATTGAG CAACTCTGCGGCTCCTAcgtcttcatcatcttcacgGTGCTGCTCGTGCTCTTCTTCATCTTCACCTACTTCAAGGTGCCGGAGACCAAAGGCCGGACCTTCGACGAGATTGCCTCGGGCTTCCGGCAGGGCGGGGCTGGCCAGAGCGACAAGACCCCGGACGAGTTCCACAGCCTGGGCGCTGACTCGCAGGTGTAA